Proteins encoded by one window of Vigna radiata var. radiata cultivar VC1973A chromosome 5, Vradiata_ver6, whole genome shotgun sequence:
- the LOC111241601 gene encoding uncharacterized protein LOC111241601: MRNVSKKKFLTCFRPVHDTDAMLQPRAVVDRSSSRRFACIPVADEHNAGSSATKSTFSEQELPQKVVPHPPKPTFSKEIKAMLIETVLNTKARKKNLDSQTCFGSKRGFSVYTESSSTGDVKQVFVDSKIEKIKPSEWSSTISSSNSAVSESKNISEIESSNEKVENEKKFECVGIFWVFVSLVVTVFWGKVNVIIWTSLLLCFFSLWNASCCWQKEVPKLGSVESKAYKNSRRERSGRSGRNKEH, from the exons ATGAGAAACgtttcaaaaaagaaatttttaaccTGTTTCCGTCCTGTGCATGATACGGATGCAATGCTTCAACCTAGGGCTGTGGTGGATCGCTCCTCTAGTCGCCGTTTCGCCTGCATCCCCGTTGCAGACGAACACAACGCCGGAAGTTCAGCCACCAAATCCACGTTTTCGGAGCAAGAGTTGCCACAGAAGGTTGTGCCTCATCCTCCAAAACCAACGTTTTCTAAGGAGATTAAAGCCATGCTGATTGAAACCGTGTTG AATACAAAAGCTCGCAAGAAAAATCTGGACAGCCAAACTTGTTTTGGATCAAAGCGTGGTTTTTCGGTATACACAGAAAGTTCATCGACCGGTGATGTGAAACAAGTTTTTGTGGacagtaaaattgaaaaaatcaagCCCTCTGAATGGTCTTCGACGATTTCATCTTCAAACTCAGCGGTATCTGAATCAAAGAATATATCAGAGATTGAGTCCAGTAATGAAAAAGTAGAGAATGAAAAGAAGTTTGAGTGCGTAGGAATATTCTGGGTTTTCGTGAGCTTAGTAGTTACGGTTTTTTGGGGTAAGGTTAACGTTATTATTTGGACATCGTTGTTGTtatgttttttctctctttggAATGCAAGTTGTTGTTGGCAAAAAGAGGTTCCCAAGTTGGGGAGCGTAGAATCCAAAGCCTACAAGAATAGCCGCAGAGAGCGTAGTGGAAGGAGTGGTCGGAATAAGGAACATTGA